The following nucleotide sequence is from Nitrosopumilus adriaticus.
ACTATCCTTAAGACATCTGTAAAAAAGAATTCTGGAATTACATTATTTGCAAAAACTCTCAAAGATATGATGAAATCTAAAAAGAAAGTAAAGTCGGAAAAAGACCAAAAAAGACTTGAAGCCGAACTAAAAGATATTGTTTTAAATAACATCAAAGAAAAGATGGATCATATGTTGGATTCTGATAAATCATTCTCAAAATACCTCAAAAAATTACAAGCAAAAACTATAGATCCTTTTGATGCCGGTGATAAAATTACAAAATCCCTGTTGAAGTGATAATATGGCTGCAAAAAAGTCTACAAAATCAAAAAGTCCTGAAAAGAAAATTTTCACTGATTCTTCTTTTCCTGTAAAGCGTATTTATCAAAAATCTGCTAAAAAAAGACCTGTTGAGGATGCAGGAAAATACCCTTTCACCAGAGGTATTCATCCAGGAATGTTCCGTGAACGATTCTGGACTATGCGACAGTATTCTGGATTCGGTGATGCAAAACTTACAAATGAACGATTCAAATTCATGCTTGAAAAAGGACAAACAGGGCTTAGTATGGCCTTTGATTTGCCAACTCAAATTGGTTATGACTCTGATTCTCCCCAAGCAGAAGGTGAAGTGGGAAAAGTCGGCGTATCAATAACATCCATCAAAGATATGATGACTGCCTTTGATGGAATTCCTCTTGGCAAAGTCAGTTCTTCGATGACCATTAATTCTACAGCATCTACTCTACTAGCATATTACATCGCAGTTGGAGAAGCTCAAGGATTCAAAAGTCATGAACTGCGTGGAACAACTCAAAATGATATTTTAAAAGAATACATTGCAAGAAATACCTACATTTATCCTCCGCAACCATCAATGCGATTGATTGGTGACATGATTGGTTACTGTGCAGAAAAAGTCCCATCATGGTATCCTGTTTCTATTTCTGGTTATCATATGAGAGAAGCTGGATGTACTGCAACACAAGAAGTTGCATTCACATTAGCAAATGCTATTGCATATATACAAACTTGTTTAGATGCAGGTTTGAAAATTGATGACTTTGCACCTCGACTTTCATTCTTCTTTTGTTGCACTATAGAATTCTTTGAGGAAGTTGCAAAGTTTAGAGTGGCAAGAAAAGTTTACGCTAAAATTTTAAAAGAAATGTTTCATGCAAAGAATCCTCGTTCACTACAACTAAAATTCCATACTCAAACAAGTGGTGAGTCATTAACCGCACAACAGCCAGATAATAATATCATTCGAGTTGCAATTCAAACAATGGCAGCTGTTGCAGGTGGTACTCAATCACTTCACACTAATTCTAGAGATGAGGCATTGGCTCTTCCTACTCAAGAGTCTGCAAAAATTGCGCTTAGAACACAGCAAATTGTTGCACATGAAAGTGGAATTACCAAAACAGCAGATCCTTTGGCAGGTTCTTATTATCTTGAAGAACTTTGTGACCAAATTGAAGACGGTGTGTGGAAGTATCTTAAAAAAATCCAAAAGATGGGTGGCTCTGTTAAAGCAATCGAGAAAGGATTCTTCCAGTCTGAAATTAGAGCTAATGCATATCGTTTAAAGAAAGAAATCGATGATGGTGAACGAATTATTGTTGGAATGAACAAATATGCTGAAGAAGAGGAGCAACCAGAATTACTTCGTATTGGCGGTGATGTGGAAATTCAGCAGAAAAAGGCACTCAAAAAATTACGCGACTCTAGAGACAAAAACAAATGGGAAAAAGCACTTTCTGCCATGCAAAGTGCTGCAGAAACTGAAGAAAATCTAATGCCATACATAATTACTGCTGCCAAGGCATTTGCTACAACTGGTGAAATCAGTAATACATTCCGAGAAGTCTTTGGGGAATATCGTCCAAAAGAGGTCTTTTGATTAGACTCTCTTGATTTTGTTTTAATTGTATATGCTAATTATTGGATCTTGCAATATAAAAATCGGCATAAAAATTCCCATCATCTTCATATTCTTTAGTATTAATTTCCATATTGTTTAATAGAGAAATAGTCTGTTCTTTTTCTTTAGGACCAGAAAAACTTCTTTGATGTATTGGTTCTATGTCGCTTTTCGCAATAGAGTAATCATACATCTCAAAAACTTCTTCAATATCTTTCATATCGAACATTCTGAGAATAGAGAATGCAAAGATTGGAGCAGTATACACTGTTTCAGATTCTTTTGAATTAGATTGTCTGTTTTTAATTACCTTTAGTAGATTTAAAAATGCCTTGTATCCAATGTAACCAACACAACCAGTTGCTATAATTAAATCCATTTTTGGTAATGATCCTAGTAGATTTAATTTATCATCTTCAAGATCAACATTCATGCCCCTCTCACACAAATTCATTTCTTCGGAGAATTTTAGAGCCTCTTCTGAAATATCTATTTGATAGAAATTTATGTTATCATTACTTGTACATTCTTCATAGAATTGCTTAATTTCTTTTTTTGTAGGTTCAGTTCCATTTAAAAAGAAATCACTCAATTCTGACATTGTTAAATTATATTTTATTAATGATGAGTTGATACCATAGGAACTTCCCAAGTCTAAAACATTAACTGGTCTAGATAATTTCTCTTCAAGTTCTTCTATGATGGCGTTATACAATATTTTTGTAGAATCTGATATGGAATATTTTAATCGATTCATTTCCTTTAGATAACTATGAGGAGAATCCTCTGTGTAAATATCTGTAAAATCTTTTTTTATTTTTAATTCATTCATGTTGGAGTAATGTTATTCTTTGACCCTTAATAAAACCAGTATGCTATTAGTGGTCATGAAACACAACTTTGATTGATTTTCAAAATACGAAATCAAATAAACTCGCTGATTCTCTAATTGATATTTCTTTAATTTGACCCATTTGACTCTACAAAATTGTTCTGAATCTTCCTCATTTGATGGCTAATTTGATGGCTAATTTGACTAAAAGGGTCCATCCTTAAGTGGGGTGATTGTAAATTAAATCATGACAAAAAGAATAGAGGAAGAATTGGCAGAAATGAATCGATTGAAAAGATTAGAATTGGAATTTCTGTTTTTCCAAGCTAGGTTGGATACTACTACACTTCAAAAATACCGTGATGCTTTATCAAATAAAAGCACTATTTCTGAAGATGTAGACCCTGAACTCCAATACGTTTGAATTTGAATAAATTTGATCCATTGAACTAGATTTATGCCATTTCACAAGACTTGTGTATTTGTTTAATTGGTTTTTGATTAAACTAAAATAAATCCATTAATACCATATATTGAGGATGTCTTTTAGATGAAAATTGATCATATTGCAATTGCAGTAAATGATGTTGAGGAATCAGCCAAAGTGTATCAACAAGCATTAGGTGTAGATAGCGTTGAATTCGAAACAGTAGAAACTGAAGGGGTTAAAGTTGCAATTATTCATTTAGAAAACGGACGTGTTGAATTAATGCAACCGACAAATGATTCTAGTCCAATTAAAAAATTCCTTGATAAAAAAGGACCTGGTTTACATCATATGGCTTTGGAAACTGATAACATTGAGGATGAAGTAGAAAGAATGGAAGGTTGTGGAATTCAATTTTTAGGCAAAATAAGACCTGGTTCTGCAGGAACTAAGGTTACTTTTATTCATCCAAAATCTCTTCATGGTGTGCTTGCAGAACTCTGCTCTCATCCTAAAGAATAATTATTTTATTACTTAACAAAACTACAATAATTAATTAAATTCAGACGTGAATTTTGAACTTTATAGTTTTTCATCTAAAAATTATTTTTGGTCTGGTTCTGTTATTTTTTTCATTTTAATTTCATCCATACAGACTGTACATATTTTTTCATTTTCAAATTCCATTAATTTACCCCTCATGTGTGCAGGCTTGCCACACTTTGAACATGTAAGAGAATAGTAATCGTCAATCTCCTTTATGCAAATTTGACAAAGTAGTTTGTCTATTCCATGATTTTTGTATTGTGTAATTTTACCAATACTTGTATCTGATTTATTGCATCTTTCACACGTATTTTCTTCATTTACCATGTTATTTTTAGATGTAGAGTATATTTATCAAAATGTGATCATTATCAAATGTGATTTTCAGAAGAGATTGGAATCTAATCTGAATCTTCTGAAATAATTATTGATGAGATTTACAAAACCCATGCTATTTTCATAATTCTGGATTTTATTCCATCATTTTCAAAGTATCTGATGCTGTTATAATTCCAATAATTTTTGATTTTTTTGTTACAAGAATACATTTTGAATATCTAATTAATGGAACTAGTACATTTGCTGGTGTGTCAAAGTCTACAATTGGCGGCACCGGATCCATCGTGTCTGCAAGTTTTGCCTTTTTTAGTTCTGATTCCCCCACATCTGCTAGGTGCTTCACTATTCCGTCTTCAGATACTACTCCTACAACTTCAGAATTACTAAAAACAGGAATTTGACTAATTGATAACTGGTGCATTTTTTTTATTGCATCGTGAAGAGTGTTGGATGGTTTTAGCTTTACTATATCTTTACTACAAAAATCCCCTGCTGTATGAGATGAAGACTCTCCCTCCAGTTTTGCAAGATTATCAAAAATTCTCTTTGCTGTTTCATAGCTTGGCTGACTCCTTCCTGATTCAATTTGATTAATCATTGAAGTACTAACTCCTGTCATTGTGGCTAGTTTTTTTTGTGTTATTCCAATCTTTTGTCTTATTTGCTTGATTGAATCAATCCGTGGTAACAAATCATTTTGAATTACTCTAGTTGGTTTTAAAATCTATAGTTTAACGATATGGTTTTGCTGCCTATGGGAAATTTTAAATTTCTTTGATTAGCGATTTTATGCTGGATATTGATTCTGCATTTAGTTCAATTTCCTTGTGTTTTTCTATCACATGCTGGGTTACTTTTTCCATAAGTTCTTCTTCTGATGGTGCAGTTGTATACCATCCACAATCTTTTCCTGCATCGGCACAGCTAATGCTTTTTGTCATGATGATGATATTTTGATTTGGAATTATTTATTTTTTCTTTTTCTTTGATTTTGCTTTTTTTGGCTGCTCAATTGCAGCTTGTGCTGCTGCAACAATGGCAATAGGAATTCTATGTGGTGATGCACTAACATAACTTAGACCAATACTGTGACAGAATTTAATGGAGTTTGGATCTCCGCCGTGTTCTCCACATATTCCAATCTCCATATTTGGTCGTAATTGACGCCCTGCTGATACACCTATTTTTATCAAACTACCAACACCGTTAACGTCAATTGATTGGAATGGATTTCTCTCAAGA
It contains:
- a CDS encoding acyl-CoA mutase large subunit family protein, whose product is MAAKKSTKSKSPEKKIFTDSSFPVKRIYQKSAKKRPVEDAGKYPFTRGIHPGMFRERFWTMRQYSGFGDAKLTNERFKFMLEKGQTGLSMAFDLPTQIGYDSDSPQAEGEVGKVGVSITSIKDMMTAFDGIPLGKVSSSMTINSTASTLLAYYIAVGEAQGFKSHELRGTTQNDILKEYIARNTYIYPPQPSMRLIGDMIGYCAEKVPSWYPVSISGYHMREAGCTATQEVAFTLANAIAYIQTCLDAGLKIDDFAPRLSFFFCCTIEFFEEVAKFRVARKVYAKILKEMFHAKNPRSLQLKFHTQTSGESLTAQQPDNNIIRVAIQTMAAVAGGTQSLHTNSRDEALALPTQESAKIALRTQQIVAHESGITKTADPLAGSYYLEELCDQIEDGVWKYLKKIQKMGGSVKAIEKGFFQSEIRANAYRLKKEIDDGERIIVGMNKYAEEEEQPELLRIGGDVEIQQKKALKKLRDSRDKNKWEKALSAMQSAAETEENLMPYIITAAKAFATTGEISNTFREVFGEYRPKEVF
- the mce gene encoding methylmalonyl-CoA epimerase, producing the protein MKIDHIAIAVNDVEESAKVYQQALGVDSVEFETVETEGVKVAIIHLENGRVELMQPTNDSSPIKKFLDKKGPGLHHMALETDNIEDEVERMEGCGIQFLGKIRPGSAGTKVTFIHPKSLHGVLAELCSHPKE
- a CDS encoding CBS domain-containing protein, which translates into the protein MLPRIDSIKQIRQKIGITQKKLATMTGVSTSMINQIESGRSQPSYETAKRIFDNLAKLEGESSSHTAGDFCSKDIVKLKPSNTLHDAIKKMHQLSISQIPVFSNSEVVGVVSEDGIVKHLADVGESELKKAKLADTMDPVPPIVDFDTPANVLVPLIRYSKCILVTKKSKIIGIITASDTLKMME
- a CDS encoding DUF1059 domain-containing protein, which encodes MTKSISCADAGKDCGWYTTAPSEEELMEKVTQHVIEKHKEIELNAESISSIKSLIKEI